ttaatTTTACAATTACTAAAAAATATTCGAAATTGAATATCTCAACAATTAATTAAGTATATGAggataaaaattaggtgtcaacaaatctcacatattaattttataatttataaaacttatgagtaattctagttaataagatgttagacatatttttataatttattacctTAATGTTACtgcaaaaatttttatttattaatatgaaaattAAGTTGTTTAATTGAAAGTcctaaaataatactaaacatGTATTTGCATTATATTACCCCACATAAGATTTGTTGCAAACCCATAGAGGATGttctttttaatataaattttatacttttttttttttttgcaatttcaatatagtttaaagtgaataaaatcataaaatgcCCCACCTAAAAAGTTTGGCATCTCAATATTTTGGGCGGCCAAAGTAGACAGTTTTACTATCCTCGCTCTTAAGCCATTCCTAAATATATTTTAAGGTTCAAACTTTATATGACATATTCCTTCATTTAATTTTAGGTGTTATGTTTGCTTATCAAAAGTCTAACTGTATAAATTTTATCCAACattttaatatgtaattttttatctcattaatatgagaagacttgcaatttatagtatttttttatagttctcaaaaatttgaacataaattttagataatagaataatttaatttgattGAGCCTAGAAAATAAGTCAATTTGAGCCTTATAAAGCAAAATTTTACAACTAAAATTACTTATTGTTCGATCCGTTATCTGCTTCCTGCATGGCTGCTTAAATTATTTATGTCAACAATTGACACATGGTATTTTCCCCTTCATCAATAATCTAAACGAAAAACATTGTGCTATTCAATTCCAATTAAATGGCCTTTAAGAGATgctgattttaattttttttaatatagacATGACATTCTGACTATACTGATACAACATTAAATTTCGAAAATCTTGCTTTTCAGCAGGTAATTGTTCTCTTGTTTTCAAGATTATTTTCCCCTTCAGTGTCAAGATATATCAAACCTAATTTCCCAGTTATTAATTCCAGCCATAACTTTTTCCCGACCAAATGATCCCTTAGAGTCCCACATACGTTGAGAGTAAATGGTATTGTCAGTCCTATGTTTTCACATGATTTTGGACAATTCTTACCTTTTAACTAGTGTTTAGAGTCGAATTAATTCTTTCTTCTTGAAGTCCATTTTTCTTATTAGATTCAACATTTTGGCTTTAATGGCATGATATATAAGGTAACTCACAGCAAGTGCAGCACAGTCAATTTATAGTTCAAATTGACATCATTTCTAAATTGACAAGTTAACATTATATAGTGTATATAAGTTAAATGTTAGCTATTTTGCTCATGTTTGCAAAATTCTCCGCCACACTTCATAATTTAGTAGACTAATGCAGCCAGCACCACCAAACAAGCAATGTGGCACAGCAAAAAAGTAGTTCATATCAATTTcaatagtaatatatataaattacaaaGCGAAGAAAATCATAAACCCCATAATATTATTGTTTTCCCCAATTCTCAATAGGCTAAAGACTGTAGCAATAAGGGAAAAAAATGATAGTACCAATTAAGCAGACTCACATAGTATAATGTATAATTAAGCGAAGCGAGACCTTTAATGCATTGGACTACTACTTCCTTTTGTAATCATTCTTTCTTAGCAAAGAGTCCACCAAATCCTCCAAATCCACTACCATTAGAATCCTTCTTAGGAGCAACAGCAGCAACAGAATTCTTCCTTCCATTAGTAGTCGTAGTGCTAACACTTTTGTCctctactttttttaaaattggatCAGTCTCCAGTAGCTGGTCTTGCTTCTGTAAACCTCCAAGTATAAAATCCAAAAGTGATTTCTCCTCACTGCTTTCACCCGAACTCTTCGCCGCCGTAGCGAAGGTGTATACACTTCTTCtctgtagttgttgttgttgttgtgtggtTATGGTTGCTATTGGAGTGAAGAACAAGTTCAATGAAGCCATTTGTTGTTGCAAAATTAGGGGTGTTTTTACTTATGGTTGTGTGTAGAAGCAATGAAGGATATTAGAATGCAGATAATATAGTTGCAAGGATGAATTTTAGCCCTAGTATTATGGTTGTTGTAGCGCGACTTCTCCACAAGTTTATTATCCCTTCTTCCCCTGCCCTTTTCatttaaatgaaatttattattttccaCTGTTTCTTTTTAAATCTCTCTATTTGCCTgacaattttgtttttttaaaaagagttgtGTAGTACATTAAAGCTTTCACTATGCATGAGGTCGTGAAAAGAGGCGAATCACAAGGAGCCTCGCCTTAAATTGTTTGATAGTAATTTTTTACTTGATATGTTTAGgagtcatttggtgtgaggtatgggTTATAGCAGTCTCGAGATAAAATTTAagattattttatctcatgtttggttggaggtattagttaatCAAGGGATTATTTATACCCATCATTTATGCTTTAGTGATGGAATAAATTATCCCAcatacatggtgggataactaatctcaAAATAACTAATTTCGGAATAACTTGTTCCCAAACAAACGACCcctattaaaactataaaatttaaaaatattttaatacattttacatatatttataatttaatttaaaatcactaAAGCAAAAAAATTTCCCAACTTTGTATTATAATCAAAATCTCAAACAAATTGGAACATTATTTTTCGTTTCTTCTCGGTAATTTTCTTGAGGCGAAAATAAGGAAAAGATCGAGAGCTCATGTGATAAAGGAATTGACACGTGGCGGCGTATTACACCACTTGTGAGTTGTGATCATggaggactgtaaagtcattttTGCTTCCAAAactagaaagagaaaaaaatgttgTGGTTAGGATCTTTGTATTGAGAAAGATACAAAtgcaattttccttctttttgtttaaatcaatttttaatgATAAAATTCCCCCATTAATATCCAATGGTAGAGAAATCATAAGTTTTGCTAGCTAGGATGTTAAATTAAATAGTGTGCCTTTGATATGAAGTAAGTATactaaaaaaaaagacttttgaacTTATTAATGGTAGTACCATTGCCCCttttttttagataatataaATTACTCTTTTAGATCCTTACGTTCTTTGATTATGACTCTTTACGGATAGTACATTACTTTGAGTTAAATGAAAAATTCAAGATTGTGATTTTATTCTTTGGCAATTGATGTTAGCGATCTCATCGGTGAAAGTTTATTTCATTGCAACACCACAAGTTAAGAAAGCCATGAAGTTAGCTGACTGCGTGTTAGGATTTGTCATGAATTTTCTACTTTATCTGATTTTCTATAAAAATTAGAATTACTTTTTTTAATGAAACAAGATTTCCTTTTGggaactatctttttttttttattaggttTCTTCTTTGTTAAAGGAAGTGTTTTAtagttctataaatagaagatttcTCTTCTCGAACCATAACTTATTACCATCCACAGCGTACTCTTAGGTTTCTTCTTTGTTAGAGAAAGTGTTCTGtagttctataaatagaagatctctcTTCTCAAGTCATAATACAGTAGCATACATAATATAGTCTTTTAAGAGTCTTGTTCAGGTGGAGGTTTCTCCTAGATGTCACGCCCCAGACCAAAGGGGGTAGACAAGGATCCCTATGAACATTTGTCATACAGTGACCTACATTAAGCAGATGAGCCACTATTCATAAGATAATTACAAGAATGCTACATAAGTAACATTGTCCAAATGGTCATACTGATACAGTAGACAACTaaaattatggatatatataataattttacattatctacgaagcctctaataGAGTTTGTTACCATACTACAATAGATGGTTGGGATAAGAACTGACATACCCCAGTTATAACTATAAATATGACTTAAGGAATTCTAGACATCTATTAGCTTCAGATGAGAGAAAAGCTCACCAAGTTCTCCGCTGAATCAAAGCAAGTACCTAATATAGAAGTCTGCTCCCTGGTGTACTTGATCCTGTATATACAAAGATGTGGCACCCCCGAATGTAGGGACGTCAGTACATATACAACATGTACCGGTACATAAAGCAGACCGAATAACAAGTAGACATATAAGGTTGCGCAATGAATTGAACGACAACATGAGCAACTATAAACAGCTGATTACCAGAAACACTAGCCTTGACTATAACTTAGGAGCATACGAGTGACTAATCAATATCATAGAATAGCAGCCTATACATTTGCCTTGTTAGCTTATCATATAACGACTTGTGAATAATTCATCATTATTAAATGCCTAGTGATTTGCCTAGATAATGTCCTATGCCTATATCAAATACAAATGATCATAAGATGGCCTACCAAAGGCGGTCTATATCAAATGTATGACAATGGTGCCTCAAATCTATATATGCTTTTGTTATTAAATCGCAGTCTGCAATAAGGTACGCCTTTTCTTCAGGCTCACTATGAGGGTCTATCCGCAGGCCATATGTGCCATATATTGGCTCAAGTCAGGGGAACTAGTTCAACTGACTCCAAATGCAAATGATGCCACAAGGGCAGGTACGCCATACATTCGAGCTCGCTATAGTGGTGTGGTCTCAATTCTGTGCACAGAATTACGTCGCGCGTGTGCCAAGCCAAACCTACGATACCCTCCCGTCGTTAACTATTATCAAATAGTGCTTTGTACGCCTATGCAAGTATATATATTATGGTAAAAAATTTTAGTTATTCGAGTAGTGCTTTCTATATACAATTGACTTCTTTGATAGTATCGAATTATTACAATGCTTGTACTTCATATCATCATGTGATTATATCGCTATGTGATCTACTATATTAGTGCGACTATAGTATGGCCAtttattctaatatatatatatatatatatatatatcatatgaatTCTAAGGATTTCTAAGGAACACAAATACAATCTTGTATAACTCTATAGATATTTAGCTCAACAAGAGTAATATGAATACTATGACTTCAATAAATAGACGCATGAAAGGTAGAGACAAATAAACTCAAATGGAAAGGGCATGTGTATACTATGGCAACATTAGGCATATAGAAAGGGGAGGCTATGTTCACATATATCAGATAAACTATATCGACTCCTTTAGAAGAAACAAGTGACTTATGATTGTGCCTTAATGTCGGAGAAGGTTTTAGCTTTGCGTACCTTGGACACCTCAATATCTAGCAGTAGCATCGCAAGTTTCAAACAATTCAACACTCGTAAGTGTAGTCTTTGCGCAATCaatcaataactccaaccacccaAACTATGAAAAGTTACTCCAACATAAGCAACTACATAAACAATACATAGATATATTCATCAATATTATGAAAGTTCATTTCCCAACTTATTTGAAAACATATTCTTTCTTTAcgccaaaaattaatcaaatttctaAACAAATATTCGAAGAGAATTCGACATTTTTAACTCACAAAGTTCGATATTGAACCTACTCCCGTCAATAGAAATACTCAAAGGCCCCTCTCTTATCACAATTCATCTTTTCCCCCTTTTCATGAACCGTAATAAACAAGATCCATTTCGAGattcaatataaaattcaaattaaatagtGATTACCCCCCTTGTAATACCTCCTATAGATGTAATCTATCATTATATTCAACTATCGGGGAGAGGAATTACCTATTTGAAACTAAAACCAACTAGAGTTCttggaaaaaaaaatcttgaataaaaCTAGTACCTGTCTAACGATTTGGGACCACGTCGTACGGCTCTCCGCTGTAAAAACTCTTGAACTCTATAACCTCCAATATCACGTTAATTCACtatagaagaagaaagaggagaGAGTAAAGGACATTACAACCATTCCCTCACGTTCTctggaaatgaaaaaaaaaaactagaagtCTTTAAATTCTCTTCCCAATTTATTTACCTATAAAATGTCAATAGCATGTCTACTAAAAAAAAACATCCTACTAATATGCAGTAACAATATGACATATAATCAACCTTTTTTTCATACCAAACTATATATGCCACTAAAAGATAAACTCAAAGAttataaatttgatataaaatgCACCACATAACTCTTTATAGACCAAGATTTACACTTGTTTATAGCGTTAACTCATTTTTTTTTCCGAGTTGCTAcactagattttttattttttgatattagattttaatatgtaggtcgtttgatcaaactatatcaataatatgtttttagtatgttttcttTGTCGTATAAATTATCGCATCTATCGTTTGTAAATTATTAGCTTCCGCATGGCTCCCTCTCGATCTCGaatccaacaagtggtatcagaacCTGCGATTCAAAGGTCCAGTGATTTTGTGAAATGAGATTAAGGACATGTTCAAAGCGATTTCAAATCAAGCTGCAACCAGTTTGTTATAATGATGATTTTGTCCAGCTACATGTGAGATTTCAAATCAAGTTTCAACTAATTTGACGATAATGACTATTTTGTCTAGCTAAATGTGTAGAAGAAGTTTTAAACATTTTTCAACATTCCTGcatctttgaaaataaaaataaaatatttatttttaaatcacttataaccataatattttaaatcttatttttaaccacGGCAAGCAGCAGTGATGCAGATTATctgaagaacgaagatcatgcacgTGAAGAAGAAGATCAAGATTGATTTGCCAGAAAATACCAGAAGATCAAGATTGATTTGCTAGAAAATTCACGccaaggggagatttgttaggatttatcctgaattttctactttatttgattttctaCAAGAATTAGAATTTTCTACTTGTTGGAAAGTATCACTTTTCTATTAGGTCTCTTCTTTCGTAGAAGAAGGGTTTTGTAGTTCAATAAATAGAAGATCTTTCTTCTCAAGTCATAACACAGTAGCATCTAcaatgtaggtcgtttgaccaaacaatatcaataatatattttttgttataaatgtatttacattatagtgaatgtttatcaagatctatcaagatctactttgatatctattagaatttgaagcatctgtcttttactcagattaggagtaaattttccctataaatagaggggttttattcattgtatttacaatcttatgaactcacatccctcaagagaaataagaattactctctattctctctctactcttcttctttgttctttattattttataacacgttatcagcacgagactctatcaaacaaggtgagattataaatctgaaggatttcaaggttagtaattctttatgttatctttcttttgctgctactaatataattattattggatttgaggaaaaataattggtttggactatttatattttaaatttattcctcaagaataatattatcaaaaataatgataatatgttgggttcaagtcccatcgattcatgcctaagacttTTTATATGGattaaatattgagtttgaatctcaatacaccatattgatgatattgtgatggctaatgcaaaataatgagtgtttgataaaaagtcatgaaatttgacccattgaatatgctccattccatgaagtgaatgtggtagcaatatatgataagtctgaaatatgacaacttacttcattcttgaggtgtatgtggtagcagtgcataacatgtctgaaagaagacaagtgattgaatgcacaaatatacgcgtggagggacaatatgataatgatcatcaaaagtgatgatattttcacacgcttatatgattataagatatgctagagaaaaaatttctctacatcatatgtatgcctcgatttgcttctgaagtagcaaaatcttgaaagaggttataagctagcataatttgataggcttaaggcgcgattatattccattcctggggaatgagaaacttattaatgcaagcgtgcacttgattgtggttgtatcacaactcaccttagaaaaaggttgaataattttgaaatctacttctaaagtagtaaatctgaaatttattcatgcaatagtaaatctgaaatttacttaagtgaaaaaaaacatgtcatggtaaacttggagtttactagaataaaagtttataaatttatatgaacgattgtgacatctcgaagatgtgcatgtattgaagaactagaagattcttcaagaattgtttatgtcgtttgttctcatgataagttggttggaccaactaatattgggattggatcccgtcaaatctgaaaattataaaaggtgaataagggcccgttcacctatcatgtgatatgttgaaaagatgcatcaataagatgatcacatgtgcgtttattgtcaacctgtagtttgacattcataaagttgtttgctcaatgaaattgagttaagagcataactttcagattgtgcaatcaagacaatttatcttgatgaaaatggtttggcattgaatgctttcaataaatagttaaaccattgaGAACAAAAAGCGTCATGTGTTGGTTTtgaatattatatacaaaagtacttgtatgcatcaaaccaataaattatgattaattttcccTCAAAATTGATTCTAAGTCAGGAATCacacgttgtccatctaatagttaatgtgcagtatacgattaatgaatataccatgatgcacaaagatggattcctcaaagaagatagaggatgtatgttagttttcctaacataagggggagattataagcagctatgaaatatgttagggattatcatcagatcctcattcaaaagataattctagtcaaatgccgaacgcatctcatatttaagctgcatcagctcctattttgtgtccttaaaggataaagtctacgCATTCATGAAGCATGATAGAACAAtcaattccaaatgaaataattct
The Capsicum annuum cultivar UCD-10X-F1 chromosome 6, UCD10Xv1.1, whole genome shotgun sequence DNA segment above includes these coding regions:
- the LOC107873810 gene encoding uncharacterized protein LOC107873810 — translated: MASLNLFFTPIATITTQQQQQLQRRSVYTFATAAKSSGESSEEKSLLDFILGGLQKQDQLLETDPILKKVEDKSVSTTTTNGRKNSVAAVAPKKDSNGSGFGGFGGLFAKKE